AAACATCCGTCCGTGATACAGTTAAAACCACTTGGTTAGCTATTGCCAAACTTGCTTGTCTTGTTCATCCCAATCCCGAAGTAGCAGAAATAGAACTACAGAAATTAACCTATAGCCGTGCCGAGATTCGCTCTGTAACCACAGCCCTTAAACTGTTCCCGCTGGTTAAAAAACCTGATATGTCTATACGGGAACAGTTTTTTTTCTTTCAAGAAGCAGGATCTGCATTTTCTGCGATCGCAGCTTTGTCCTTAGCACATGATACCCTGGTAGAGGAGATTTGTGGCGATATGCTGCCTGGCAGCTACATACCCTTGATCTGCCGCTACCTAAACCCTGATGATCTGGTCGCTCATCCCACTCAGTTATTGAATGGGAGAGACCTTATCATAGCATTAAATATTTCCGCTTCGCCACTAGTCGGCAAAATATTGACCGAAATTGGTGTAGCACAAGCCGAGGCGAAAATTTCCACGACATCTGAGGCGATCGCTTTTGCGCGTCTGTTACTCTAGGCTGGTCATTGGTCATTAGACCTGCTAATATCAGGTTCGTCTAATTAGTTACGATAAAAACTTGGGAGCAAAAGATAGGACGATAAATCGCTAGACATTACAGACATAGCGGATATTTTTGGTCATGTCTAATTAGAACTTTTTGCTGTATTTGTGCTACAATGAATAAAGACGAGTAGCATGGCTCCGTCTTTTGACACAAGCAGACCATAGCTAAGAAAGTTATAAATTGCTTGCACGGGAAAGTCAGACATATGCCGTAGGCGAGTTGTTGTTGCGTTCTCGGTGTCGCAAACAAACAGATAAAAAGAGCCTTAAGTTTGCTTAAGGCAATGTGGGATACCACCTTCACTGACTTTGTTGGTGATGTTATACTTAGATGTTCAAGATATCTCTGATGTCAGAAAATGTCTCGGTTAAAAGTATCAGACTTCTTCCCTACGGGACGCACTCGCGTTTGCTCTTTCCCTACGGGACGCTGCGCGAACGCGGAGCGTCTACGTAGAGAATGCGTGAGCTTTTATAATAACTGTTTACCCGAACATGATATAACTCCCAACTCCTAACTCATTACTCATTACTCATTACTCCCAACTCCTAACTCATTACTCCCAACTCCTAACTCATTACTCCCAACTCCTAACTCATTACTCATTACTCATTACTCATTACTCATTACTCATTACTCATTACTCATTACTCATTACTCATTACTCATTACTCATTACTCATTACTCATTACTCATTACTCCTAACTCCTAACTCATTACTCATTACTCCTAACTCCTAACTCATTACTCATTACTCCCTACTCCTTACTCCTTACTCCTAACTCCTAACTCATTACTCATTACTCATTACTCATTACTCATTACTCATTACTCCTAACTCCTAACTCATTACTCCCTACTCCTTACTCATTACTCCTAACTCATTACTCATTACTCCCTACTCCTTACTCCTAACTCATTACTCATTACTCCCAACTCCCAACTCCTAACTCAGATCAAAACCGTCTTTCATACTCAATGACGGTACGACTGTCATCGAAGAAATTTGTGGAAGCACGAAGACGCACTCGGTCGTTAATCCGGTAATTGATACCCCATTGAAAGGGGTCATTGGCTGTTAAAATTTTGATGGTGGAAATCGAAAACTTGGTAGAAATATCCACCCCTGCCTCTAAAGCTAATTCTACAGTGGAATTGCTTCTGCCTGCTTCGGGTCTCTTTGAGAGGATGGTGGGAAATACCCGCAGTTCACTTAAGCCAAAGGCGTTACCAATCAGGTTAAAAGCGCCCTGAAAGTTGTTGAATACAGCAGAACCGGCAATATTAATTAGTCCCAAGGTGCTGTCACCACGTCCTTGGGTATCGACAAACCCACCTCCTAAAAGTGCGACGATTTCTGTTTCGCTGCGTGATGGAGAGCTGGTTAATTGGAGATTTTCGTTGATTTTGCTGGCTGGACCGTTGATACTAGCTTCGACGCGAATGGTCTCTAAGGCTGCTAATCCTCCTGTGGAATTTAGTTTATTGATGTCATTGGTCTGGATTCCGTCGAGTACCTTAGCAAATAGCCGAATATCTAAATTTGGGTCACGGGGTTGATTTTTGTTAAAAGTTGCGGTTTGTTGATAGCCACGAGCTAGGTTAAATTGGGTAGTAAATAAGTTGACTCCACCACTTTCTAGCCTGATCGTACCATCGGGTGTTGGGTCACTCACCGCACCGTTGACCATGAGACTACCTTTGGCTTGGAACTTCAGAATTGGTGGACGGGTAATTTCGACATTGTTCCCTAACTCCAACTCTAAATCCTTAAATGTGGTGATGGAATTGCTGACTGCTATCTTATCAGTCAGGCTAAAACTGTTAGTTGCGGCCTTTTTAGTTGAAGCAGACTCTGCTAGCAATACCTGACCATCAAATAACTGTACCTTACCACCAATTCGTGGTTGTAGGGCTGAACCTGTAATTTGCAAATTACCGCTGGCGCCCCCTTGATACAGTCCCTTGAGATTCAACGTTAACTTATCGAGGTTGACGGTAAGGGGATTGTCAATTGTCGTATCCTGGGTGTCGGCGATGGGAATTTGTCCAGTGGCTTCTACTTTACCTTGGCTAAACTTACCCTGGAGATTTTCTACTGAGATCCGGTCAAAATCAAATGTTGCTTTACCTGTGACATCGGTCAGCTTTCCTGGCAAAGCAATGGCTGAAAATATGGCATTATTGAGAGTGGCAATGCCATTGACTATTGGGTTTTGCATCGTTCCCCGGATTTCGAGGTTGACTTCTCCTTTTCCCTGTTCATAGGCTACCTGATTAGTGAACAAGTTTAACAGGGTCAATCCTTCATCTTTGACTTTGACCTCTAGACTGATTTCATTATTTTCTGGTATCTTCGAGAGCAAGGGGATGTAACCGCGAAGGTTTACCGGTTCTGTACCCTTAACTACAACATTGCTATTAAAGCCCAAGCGTCCATTGTTATAGTCGAAACTGGCTGTAGCTGATTCTATTTTCTTCTGATTGATTGCACCGTCGTTGATTTGCAATACCCCTTTGGCTTGGGGATTGTCTTGGCTACCTGCTAAACCTGCTGTCGCGTTCAGATTACCGGTGACACCAACTGGTAGCTTGACAAAATTGTTCAATAGTTCTATTGGTAAATTATTGATCTCTAATGTAGCAGATTGGTCTTGACCACCAATATTACCTTTGAAGGCGAGGAGTTTTTGACCAGATTCGATTCGTAAAGGTCGCAACGTCAAAATGCTGTTTTCAAAGCTACCTTCGGCAATTATTCTATCAGCGCTATAAAAACGATTGAGTTGATTCTGTTCGTCCTGCTTCCCCCAACTCCAGTTTTGACCATTTAAATTAAACTGTAGCGCGAGTCCTTTGGGTGTGCTTGTATTTACACCAACTTCGCCGCTGAAGGTTCCTTTTAAGTCGGCTAACTCTGGTAGTGGATGTGCTTGAAGTCGCTGTTCTTGCTGTCGTGCAAAGAGGTCATCAACTTGAGAAAACCGTTCAATTTGAGTTAATAACGGCTGATTTGGCAATCCTTGTTGGTTAGTAGCCAAATCAGCCGCTTTCCCGTAAGTTGGTGTTGCCAAGCCATTGCGGACATCCTGGATTTCAAATAGCTGTAATGCTGTTAAAATATTTTGGATATTACCCTGATTGATGTTGAGTTTGCCCTGTACTTGGGGGACTTTGGTGGAAGTATTGACATTACCCACAAAGCCGTAGCGACTTTGGTCTATGACAAATTCGCTATTTGTAATTGTGGCTTTACCCTGGTTGTAGCCAAACTGAGCAATTAAACTATCGCCTGTGATGCGACCAATTCGCGGTTTAGCGATCGCAATATTTCCACTTGTGGCGAATGTCTGCTGATTAATCTGCAAATCTCCATTTAACAACCCAGCTAGCGGTGCATTACCCAAGCGGGTGTTAGCAGGTGGAGTCAAATTCAACACCTTTAAGGGAAAGTTTTCTAGTTTCAAGGACAAATTATCCCCTTGAGTTTGACCGGTAGCCAATGCTTGTTGCCACTTTACCAGGAAAGCATTGGGGCGATTTTTGGCATCGAGGTTAAAAGCCAGACGATCGCTTTTTCCGGCTACGTCTAGATTTACACCTCTTCCAGCCAATGACTGGATATTTCCACTTAACACAGACTCAAAAGCAAAGTCCTGTACTGCCAAATTCCGCAACCGCAGTTGACCTTGTATGTTTGGCAATGGTAACTTACCTGTGATTTTACCGTTAAAATCGGCTAATCCTGCCAGATTTACTGTATTAGGCAGCTTAAACGGTAACTGTTGGATGTTGTAATTTTGAGCTTGAACTTGCAGATTTAATTCGCTAATTTCTGGTATACCAGAGCTTTGAGCATTGACAGATATATCACCACTAGCAATTAAATCTGGGGAAGTTGCCCGTTCAACTAGCAGACGTTGACCATTCCAGGCGATCGCCGCTTTCATGGGTTGTTGAATAACAGAAATACCTTGAGACAATTGTACCTGACCGGTGGCACGCATATCAGCTAATTTTGTCGATTCCACAGTTCCTGCCACTTGCAGTTTACCACCGAACTGACCGCGCAACTGCTGATTTAACTGATTTAATTCTACACCTGCAGCATCAAAGTCGGCCTGATAGCGACCATTTGCCAGTTTAATATTTGAGGCTGTAATTGTCCCACCAGCAACATTCAATCGTGCAAGTCCTGTAGCTTGGATCGCTTGGGGTTTCAAAGACTCCACAGCACCCGCAACTTGGAAATCACCACCTAAGCGACCGTGAAACTGTCGAGGTACCTTTGCCAATTCTTGCACAGCCAGGTTATTTGCCCGGACTTGGGCTTGATATACACCATCAGCTAATTTAATATTGGCAGCGGTGACGCTACCACCAGCGACACTCAGACGAGCTTCACCAGTACCACTGAGAGTTTTCAGACTAAAATCTCTATTACCTGCGATTTGAAACGTCCCAGCCATTGGACCTGCCAAAGCCTGGGGAGAATTTGGGAATAACTGTCCTAAGTGTACACCATTGGCGACTAGTTGGGCTGCAAAGCTTTGGTCTTGCAGCTGGAGATCAGCAATTGCTATTCTACCCCCAGCAATTTGCACTCCTGCGCCTTCAGTGCGAATTTTCGCAACTTTAAATGGTGTTGTCGTCCCAGCAACGATAAAACGACCATTCAAATTTGCTCCTGCTAAAGAGACATTTTGCAGTTGATTTTGCTTGACAAAAGGTGCCAATTGTACACCAGAGGCTTGGGCGACAGCTTGCCAAGCTTGATTGACATAACTCCCAGATGCTTGGACAGTACCACCGCCGACATTGACAGCGACATTGCCAAAAGAGACACTGCGGTCTGGGGCGATCGCCATTTCACCACTGGCGGGGTAAGTTGCGCCGGGGGCTTGCCATTGCACCACCGTCTGCACCTGACTAGGAACTCCAGTTAATTGCCCTGTTGCTGAGACAGTACCGATTTTAAATGTGGGTGTGGCGTCATAAACTTTGGCGATCGCATCCCCTGGAACATTCTTTGCTGTAAAATTAAAATCCAGGCGGGGCGTCTGACTAAGTTTAATTGTCCCAGCCGCTGTCACCTCACCCCCTAATGTGCCTATGCCTTGAATATCTTTGAGGGTAATGAGGGAATTACTGGTAGATAACTCAAACTTACTACTAACAGTTTTCAAATCAACTTTATCAATCCGGGCAGGTTTGATGCTGGCAACTGTGCCGGAGAGAATCGGTTGAGTCAGCGAACCGGTAATCTGTAAGTCGGCTTTTACTTCCCCAGTTGCAGTCCAAGGCAGTTTCACCTTGAGAGTTTCTAACGCTGTGGGAACTGTTACCCGATTAATTCGCCCTGCCAACTTAAAACCAGTCTGGCTATCTATGATGCCCTTAGCCAATACAGGAATCTTACCATAATTGGTAGCAATATTCTCTAACTGGATGACCAAGCCCTGAAAATTGAGATTCCCTTGGGTATTGCTCAATAATTGTGGTACACGGGGAATTTGAAGTGTTACCCCTTGCGCTGTCGCGCTACCAAACAATAAAGCTGGCTGCTGGTTTACCAGTTTGATTTGTAAATCGCCATTGACTCTACCCGCCTGTAAATTTACTGGTAATTTAATCAGGCGGGTGATATGAGATGCTGGCAAATTTTGCGCTTTTAGCTGTAAATTCCAAGAGTTTGCCTGGATGCGCGTGTCTCCTTGAATAGAAATATTACCACCACTATCTCCCTGACCTGCCACGTCAAATTTAATTAGATGGTTATTTTCCAGGAGTTGCGCGACGCCCTTAAATTGGGAAAAAGTGATGGGGGGGTTAGGAGTGGGGAGTGGTTGTGAGGTTTTTGCGGAAAATGGTAATAAAGCCACCTTGGCATTACGAAACCGCAGATGATCCAAATCGGTTTTAATTGGACCATCTTTTCCTGGGGGGGCGATAGTAGTAGTCACCCAGCGTCCTTGATCATCCTGTTCAATGTAAATATCGGGATTGACTAAGGTAACATCTAGCTTTAATCGACGGTTCAAGATTAACCGTAACGGGTCAAAACCCACCTCCACAGCCTCCATTGTCACCCGGTCTGGATCTGTCGCTGTAGCGGGAATCGAAGACGCCGCAAACCTGATACCCGTCAAAGAAAATTGTGTGACTTCTCCCAATTTTACTGGACGGTTGAGTGTACTAGTAAGATTTCCTGCAGCTAACGGCGTTAACTCTTTTTGAATGAAAGTCCACAATCGCCAAGTAACACCGACAACTCCCAGCAGTAAAACTCCACCCAAGAAAATACCACCGCGACTCAAAATCATTAACCACAAACGCTTACGGGTGACTGGCTGGGAGTGATGATCTCGATTGCTAGAGTTAATCATTGGCTTTCACTGTTTACTTGACAAATGTATCTGGCACACTGTTAGTGGTAACTGGCACAATATTTACGCGGTCTTTTCCAGGATACGTCATTGATTTCGCTTTACCTGACGGTTGTTGTCATTGGTCATTGGTCTAACTGCTCACTCTTGACTCTTGACCCTTGACCCTTGACCCTTGACTCTTGACCCTTGACTCTTGACCCTTGACACTTGACCCTTGACCCTTGACCCTTGACCCTTGACTCTTGACTCTTGACCCTTGACTCTTGACTTTTTACCCAATTCCATATATATGCTCAATAATATTGGCATTGTCAGGAAAATTTGAATAAAGTGAAATTTGATGCTGTGACTTGGACAGAGACACAACCTAGAACTTTAATATGAATAGACCTGAGAAAAAAAGGACAGATGATTACACCCATGCGTGTTTTTGTGTTAATTTTTAATGCTCGCACCGAAAATGAGGGTATTCACTCAATTCGGGAGGGCAATCGTAATAAAATTCTGATGTTTGAGTCAGAAGACGACGCCACGCGCTATGCGCTAATGTTAGAAGCTCAAGATTTCCGCAGCCCGACCGTAGAGGCGATGGATGCTGAGGAAATCAAGGAATTTTGTGAAAGTGCGGGCTATCACTGGGAAATTGTCCCACAACAGAGCGATAAAGTGATCACTCCCCCAGAGCTGAACGTGGAACAAACCGACTGGCAAGCAAATGCCTCGAAGGAGGATACTAGTAAGGATACCTCCCAGCCGAACCAAGCAACCCCAGCCCCATCGGAATTGTCTAATTCTGAATTAGACAAGATTCGTCGCCAACTGGAAGGATTATTTTGACATACTCCCCGCCCTAAAAGGGCGGAGATTCTGGAGTCAAACAGCAATTGCTGGCTGGCGCCAGTCTAACATTACCTAATCCAATGGGTAATTTGTCATTAGTCATTAGTCATTAGTCATTAGTCATTAGTCACTGACAATTGACAAATGACAAATGACCGACAAGCGGCGGTATAAATGACATAGGACAAAGGACAAATGACAAATTTACAGGAACGCGGCTATCTTTTAACCGAGCAGGTAAATCCTAATAGTCTCAATTTAGACCAGCTTACTGCGTTGGAATTCGTAG
The Gloeotrichia echinulata CP02 DNA segment above includes these coding regions:
- a CDS encoding DUF3110 domain-containing protein; translation: MITPMRVFVLIFNARTENEGIHSIREGNRNKILMFESEDDATRYALMLEAQDFRSPTVEAMDAEEIKEFCESAGYHWEIVPQQSDKVITPPELNVEQTDWQANASKEDTSKDTSQPNQATPAPSELSNSELDKIRRQLEGLF
- a CDS encoding translocation/assembly module TamB domain-containing protein, whose protein sequence is MINSSNRDHHSQPVTRKRLWLMILSRGGIFLGGVLLLGVVGVTWRLWTFIQKELTPLAAGNLTSTLNRPVKLGEVTQFSLTGIRFAASSIPATATDPDRVTMEAVEVGFDPLRLILNRRLKLDVTLVNPDIYIEQDDQGRWVTTTIAPPGKDGPIKTDLDHLRFRNAKVALLPFSAKTSQPLPTPNPPITFSQFKGVAQLLENNHLIKFDVAGQGDSGGNISIQGDTRIQANSWNLQLKAQNLPASHITRLIKLPVNLQAGRVNGDLQIKLVNQQPALLFGSATAQGVTLQIPRVPQLLSNTQGNLNFQGLVIQLENIATNYGKIPVLAKGIIDSQTGFKLAGRINRVTVPTALETLKVKLPWTATGEVKADLQITGSLTQPILSGTVASIKPARIDKVDLKTVSSKFELSTSNSLITLKDIQGIGTLGGEVTAAGTIKLSQTPRLDFNFTAKNVPGDAIAKVYDATPTFKIGTVSATGQLTGVPSQVQTVVQWQAPGATYPASGEMAIAPDRSVSFGNVAVNVGGGTVQASGSYVNQAWQAVAQASGVQLAPFVKQNQLQNVSLAGANLNGRFIVAGTTTPFKVAKIRTEGAGVQIAGGRIAIADLQLQDQSFAAQLVANGVHLGQLFPNSPQALAGPMAGTFQIAGNRDFSLKTLSGTGEARLSVAGGSVTAANIKLADGVYQAQVRANNLAVQELAKVPRQFHGRLGGDFQVAGAVESLKPQAIQATGLARLNVAGGTITASNIKLANGRYQADFDAAGVELNQLNQQLRGQFGGKLQVAGTVESTKLADMRATGQVQLSQGISVIQQPMKAAIAWNGQRLLVERATSPDLIASGDISVNAQSSGIPEISELNLQVQAQNYNIQQLPFKLPNTVNLAGLADFNGKITGKLPLPNIQGQLRLRNLAVQDFAFESVLSGNIQSLAGRGVNLDVAGKSDRLAFNLDAKNRPNAFLVKWQQALATGQTQGDNLSLKLENFPLKVLNLTPPANTRLGNAPLAGLLNGDLQINQQTFATSGNIAIAKPRIGRITGDSLIAQFGYNQGKATITNSEFVIDQSRYGFVGNVNTSTKVPQVQGKLNINQGNIQNILTALQLFEIQDVRNGLATPTYGKAADLATNQQGLPNQPLLTQIERFSQVDDLFARQQEQRLQAHPLPELADLKGTFSGEVGVNTSTPKGLALQFNLNGQNWSWGKQDEQNQLNRFYSADRIIAEGSFENSILTLRPLRIESGQKLLAFKGNIGGQDQSATLEINNLPIELLNNFVKLPVGVTGNLNATAGLAGSQDNPQAKGVLQINDGAINQKKIESATASFDYNNGRLGFNSNVVVKGTEPVNLRGYIPLLSKIPENNEISLEVKVKDEGLTLLNLFTNQVAYEQGKGEVNLEIRGTMQNPIVNGIATLNNAIFSAIALPGKLTDVTGKATFDFDRISVENLQGKFSQGKVEATGQIPIADTQDTTIDNPLTVNLDKLTLNLKGLYQGGASGNLQITGSALQPRIGGKVQLFDGQVLLAESASTKKAATNSFSLTDKIAVSNSITTFKDLELELGNNVEITRPPILKFQAKGSLMVNGAVSDPTPDGTIRLESGGVNLFTTQFNLARGYQQTATFNKNQPRDPNLDIRLFAKVLDGIQTNDINKLNSTGGLAALETIRVEASINGPASKINENLQLTSSPSRSETEIVALLGGGFVDTQGRGDSTLGLINIAGSAVFNNFQGAFNLIGNAFGLSELRVFPTILSKRPEAGRSNSTVELALEAGVDISTKFSISTIKILTANDPFQWGINYRINDRVRLRASTNFFDDSRTVIEYERRF